Proteins encoded within one genomic window of Spirulina major PCC 6313:
- the tsaB gene encoding tRNA (adenosine(37)-N6)-threonylcarbamoyltransferase complex dimerization subunit type 1 TsaB, whose amino-acid sequence MSDGLALHTTTGELGLAAIASSEPMRSQVWDLGRSLSTELHSYLAAFLTPLAWTDLDFLAVAKGPGGFTGTRIGVVTARTLAQQLDLPLFAISTLAAVAWQQFTADAVATATYAIAYPARRGELFGGIYTLTTHGIDPTQSQPDAIYTPEQWADTRATLPPHTVIQAPDSLAASVAPLLDLAARRYAEGDRPHWSAALPFYGQHPVTL is encoded by the coding sequence ATGAGTGACGGGTTAGCATTACATACCACCACGGGCGAGTTGGGGCTAGCGGCGATCGCATCCTCAGAACCAATGCGATCGCAGGTGTGGGACTTGGGGCGATCGCTCTCCACGGAACTCCACAGCTATCTCGCCGCCTTCCTCACTCCCCTCGCCTGGACAGACCTCGACTTTCTCGCCGTCGCCAAAGGCCCCGGCGGCTTCACCGGCACGCGGATCGGTGTCGTTACTGCCCGCACCCTCGCCCAACAGTTAGACCTGCCCCTCTTTGCCATCTCCACCCTGGCCGCCGTGGCCTGGCAACAATTCACCGCTGACGCTGTGGCAACGGCGACCTATGCGATCGCCTATCCCGCCCGCCGAGGCGAACTTTTCGGCGGCATCTACACCCTTACCACCCACGGCATCGACCCCACCCAATCCCAACCCGATGCCATCTACACCCCGGAGCAGTGGGCCGACACCCGCGCCACCCTGCCGCCCCACACCGTTATCCAGGCTCCGGACTCCCTCGCCGCCTCCGTTGCCCCCCTCCTTGACCTCGCTGCCCGTCGCTATGCGGAGGGCGATCGCCCCCATTGGTCTGCCGCCCTTCCCTTCTACGGCCAACATCCCGTCACCCTGTGA
- a CDS encoding ABC transporter ATP-binding protein has product MDMITVEQLSKVYPVAVKEPGLRGTLQHFFQRNYRQIKAVDNVSFSLQPGEMVGFLGANGAGKTTTLKMLTGLIHPSAGTVRVADYVPFRRQPQFLRKISLVMGQKQQLLWDLPALDSLRINAAVYELSEREFTQRLGELSEMLNLGGKLTQPMRKMSLGERMKAELLAALLHHPQVLFLDEPTLGLDVNAQAAVREFLQLYNDRYGATVLLTSHYMADITALCDRVLLIHQGGLIYDGSLKGLLERFAPYREVRLQLAATLEAEQLAAYGELESLDGRDVRLLVRREALTQTVGQLLAQLPIADLSITDPPIEEVIGRLFAAGTVA; this is encoded by the coding sequence ATGGACATGATCACAGTTGAACAATTGAGTAAGGTGTATCCCGTTGCGGTCAAAGAGCCGGGATTACGGGGGACATTGCAGCATTTTTTCCAGCGGAACTATCGCCAAATCAAAGCGGTGGATAATGTGTCCTTTAGCCTGCAACCGGGGGAAATGGTGGGATTTTTGGGGGCCAATGGAGCCGGAAAAACCACAACATTGAAAATGTTAACGGGGTTGATTCATCCCTCGGCGGGAACGGTGCGAGTGGCGGACTATGTACCCTTTCGCCGTCAGCCGCAATTTTTGCGCAAGATTAGCCTGGTGATGGGGCAAAAGCAGCAATTGTTGTGGGATTTACCGGCGTTGGATTCGTTGCGGATTAATGCGGCGGTGTATGAATTGTCGGAACGGGAGTTTACCCAACGGTTGGGAGAGTTGAGCGAGATGCTGAACTTGGGGGGCAAGTTGACGCAGCCGATGCGCAAAATGTCCTTGGGGGAACGGATGAAGGCGGAATTGTTGGCGGCGTTGCTTCACCATCCTCAAGTTTTGTTTTTAGATGAGCCGACCTTGGGGCTGGATGTGAATGCCCAGGCGGCGGTGCGGGAGTTTCTCCAGCTTTACAACGATCGCTACGGGGCGACGGTGCTGCTGACCAGTCACTACATGGCGGATATTACGGCACTGTGCGATCGCGTCCTCCTCATCCATCAAGGGGGGTTAATTTATGACGGCAGCCTCAAGGGTTTACTCGAACGATTTGCCCCCTATCGTGAAGTGCGGTTGCAATTGGCGGCAACGCTAGAGGCCGAGCAACTCGCCGCCTATGGGGAATTGGAGTCCCTCGATGGGCGGGATGTGCGGCTTTTGGTACGGCGGGAAGCGTTGACGCAAACGGTGGGGCAATTGCTGGCCCAGTTGCCGATCGCAGACTTGAGCATTACCGACCCTCCCATTGAAGAGGTGATCGGGCGGTTATTTGCGGCGGGGACGGTGGCCTAA
- a CDS encoding peptidoglycan-binding domain-containing protein, whose amino-acid sequence MLNVPIPSVVSPVLRRGSYFQWQRWLVRNCLWGTVAVMVGAIAPLPLLASPHRVEATVISPAKLTQTKIILKKGDRGDAVRQLQTQLRQVGSYNGPITGFFGDQTETAVRHFQRSRNLNADGIAGQSTLDALAAVIAARNRQPQFQPFGQGAKGDRVRQVQLRLQLLDYLPRNANGNFDRTTTEALARFQRSRGLAGDGVVGQQTWTVLQNAITQAQIRDMQERLRGAGFYRGSIDGLLGTTTQRAIEAAKRVYGVSAAAVLRGSY is encoded by the coding sequence ATGCTCAACGTCCCTATCCCCTCCGTCGTGTCCCCTGTTCTGCGCCGTGGCTCATATTTCCAGTGGCAACGGTGGCTAGTGAGGAATTGCCTGTGGGGGACGGTGGCTGTGATGGTGGGGGCGATCGCTCCCCTACCCCTCCTCGCTTCGCCCCATCGAGTCGAGGCAACGGTGATCAGTCCCGCCAAGCTGACCCAAACGAAAATCATTTTGAAAAAGGGCGATCGTGGCGATGCCGTGCGTCAACTCCAAACCCAACTGCGTCAAGTGGGGTCTTATAACGGGCCGATCACGGGCTTTTTTGGTGACCAGACCGAAACAGCAGTGCGGCATTTTCAGCGATCGCGCAACCTCAACGCCGACGGCATTGCCGGCCAAAGTACCCTCGACGCTCTGGCCGCTGTGATTGCCGCCCGCAATCGGCAACCGCAATTTCAACCCTTTGGCCAAGGGGCAAAAGGCGATCGCGTCCGACAAGTTCAATTGCGTCTGCAACTGTTGGATTACCTCCCACGCAACGCCAACGGCAACTTTGATCGCACCACCACCGAAGCCCTGGCCCGCTTCCAACGGTCTCGCGGCCTGGCCGGAGATGGTGTCGTTGGTCAACAAACCTGGACGGTCTTACAAAATGCCATTACCCAAGCTCAAATTCGTGATATGCAAGAACGTCTCCGGGGCGCAGGCTTTTACCGAGGCTCCATTGACGGTCTCCTCGGCACAACCACGCAACGCGCCATCGAAGCCGCCAAACGGGTCTACGGGGTGAGTGCTGCCGCCGTCCTACGAGGTAGCTATTAA
- a CDS encoding DUF1330 domain-containing protein, protein MTPPAPAFLLIQAKISDRTQFSHYAAAVSALVVVMGGQYRVLGGEQTCLEGETAPGGRVVISEWPSRAAALAFWQSPDYAALKPLRAGAADVTVQLLDGLPLTLPKD, encoded by the coding sequence ATGACCCCCCCAGCCCCCGCCTTTCTTCTCATCCAGGCCAAAATTAGCGATCGCACCCAGTTCAGCCACTACGCCGCCGCCGTTTCAGCGTTGGTCGTCGTCATGGGGGGCCAATACCGGGTTTTAGGGGGTGAGCAAACCTGTCTCGAAGGGGAAACCGCCCCCGGCGGGCGGGTGGTCATTTCTGAATGGCCATCGCGGGCCGCCGCCTTAGCCTTTTGGCAGTCACCGGACTATGCCGCCCTCAAACCCCTGCGGGCGGGCGCGGCGGACGTGACGGTGCAACTTCTCGATGGATTGCCGTTGACTCTACCTAAAGACTGA
- a CDS encoding mechanosensitive ion channel family protein codes for MIGKLQRWISLFLLTVVGVMGVAIATPAQINGFDFSIEEINSRPSIPTVAIGTLEIAPVFLDGYPVLRVATETLGPNAQRSGEAALRSQQIGQRLQRILESMTDYGQSDLQGVTNLKEKKQQLAEQLVLTSHSVNDSASVIKATFPQDTAPQIMITITAADALYSRSTLDDLANQLSDKIHRVLLEAWEKRQPTVLIEAGLKALLLLGLTIFTSFVFALWQRRLMLQRRRLRSHPGPDLELDYDASETVNALDLLKLQLSRFASQRDYSVNAFLRRSVFWGQIMLWVISIGLLSRSFYFTRPFANWLLGVWPKEWLLSLGRSGVLGTPLFLLLIFLAVSLLDRFIDLIIDRLARQWLEAQTETIQASHRFSLRVPTLVSAAKGVSTVIAYALFILIALQQFRAISTPIATFLGIITFAISLGAQNFIKDVINGVLLLLEDQYAVGDVIAINNQVDGLVEYVNLRITQLRNLDGELITIPNGTISIVRNMTSSWSQAKLAVTVSHDTAVDHAITVMEQVAQELYTDPEWQTQVMEQPVMLGVDKLDADGCQILMLLKTQPMRHWDVAREYRRRLKSAFEREAIALGMPRQRIFVDSSPRDAHRHDAIRIGEVRSPHITQNSHP; via the coding sequence ATGATCGGCAAATTACAACGGTGGATCAGTCTTTTTCTGCTGACTGTGGTCGGGGTGATGGGGGTTGCGATCGCCACTCCCGCCCAGATTAACGGCTTTGATTTTTCCATTGAAGAAATCAACAGCCGCCCCAGCATCCCCACGGTGGCCATCGGCACCTTGGAAATTGCTCCGGTTTTTCTCGATGGGTATCCAGTCTTGCGGGTGGCCACCGAAACCCTCGGCCCCAACGCCCAACGATCCGGCGAGGCGGCGCTGCGATCGCAGCAAATCGGTCAACGGCTACAGCGCATCCTCGAAAGCATGACCGACTATGGTCAAAGCGACCTCCAAGGCGTGACCAATCTCAAGGAAAAAAAACAGCAACTAGCGGAGCAACTCGTTCTCACGTCCCATAGCGTTAATGACTCAGCCTCGGTGATCAAAGCCACGTTCCCCCAGGACACCGCCCCCCAAATCATGATCACCATTACCGCTGCCGATGCCCTCTATTCCCGCTCCACCTTGGATGATCTCGCCAATCAACTTTCCGACAAAATTCACCGCGTCCTCCTCGAAGCCTGGGAAAAACGTCAGCCCACCGTTCTTATAGAAGCTGGGCTGAAAGCGTTGCTCCTCCTGGGGCTGACCATTTTTACCAGCTTTGTGTTTGCCCTCTGGCAACGTCGTTTAATGCTGCAACGGCGACGGCTGCGATCGCACCCCGGCCCCGACCTTGAACTGGATTACGATGCCAGCGAAACCGTCAACGCCCTTGACCTCCTCAAACTGCAACTCAGCCGCTTTGCCTCCCAACGAGACTACAGCGTCAACGCCTTCCTGCGGCGCAGCGTCTTTTGGGGACAAATCATGCTCTGGGTCATCAGTATCGGGCTGCTGAGCCGTTCGTTCTACTTCACCCGCCCCTTTGCCAACTGGTTACTCGGCGTTTGGCCCAAGGAATGGCTCCTCAGCCTCGGCCGCAGCGGCGTTTTAGGCACACCGTTATTCCTCCTGCTCATTTTCCTCGCCGTCAGCCTCCTGGATCGATTCATCGATCTGATCATCGATCGCCTCGCCCGGCAATGGCTAGAAGCCCAAACCGAAACGATCCAAGCCTCCCATCGCTTTTCTCTGCGGGTTCCCACCCTCGTTTCCGCCGCCAAAGGGGTCAGCACCGTCATCGCCTACGCCCTCTTTATCCTCATCGCCCTCCAGCAATTTCGCGCCATCAGCACCCCCATCGCCACCTTTTTGGGGATCATCACCTTTGCCATCTCCCTGGGCGCTCAGAACTTCATTAAAGACGTGATTAATGGGGTCTTACTGCTGCTCGAAGACCAATATGCCGTCGGGGATGTGATTGCAATCAACAATCAGGTCGATGGACTGGTGGAATATGTCAACCTGCGCATCACTCAACTGCGCAACCTTGACGGTGAACTGATCACCATCCCCAACGGGACGATTAGCATTGTCCGGAACATGACGAGCAGTTGGTCTCAGGCTAAACTCGCGGTGACCGTCAGCCATGATACGGCGGTGGATCACGCCATTACCGTGATGGAACAGGTGGCCCAGGAGTTATACACCGATCCTGAATGGCAAACGCAAGTGATGGAACAGCCCGTGATGCTGGGGGTGGATAAACTCGATGCCGACGGTTGCCAAATTCTCATGCTCTTGAAAACCCAACCGATGCGCCATTGGGATGTGGCGCGGGAATATCGCCGTCGCCTGAAATCTGCCTTTGAACGCGAAGCGATCGCCCTAGGGATGCCCCGCCAACGCATTTTTGTAGACTCCAGCCCCCGCGATGCCCATCGCCACGATGCGATCCGGATTGGGGAGGTGCGATCGCCCCATATCACACAAAACAGCCACCCGTAG